Proteins found in one Exiguobacterium sp. 9-2 genomic segment:
- a CDS encoding transporter substrate-binding domain-containing protein has translation MKKGSILLALLMSCILVLGACSIGSKDEGSSEGKTYKVGIDVTYPPFEYKDGDTYKGIDIDLMKAIAKDQNFKIKFEAMDFSGIIPALQANQLDVAIAGMSITPERKKVVTFSDPYFKAGLILVVKKDENGIKSVNDLKGKKVAVKKGTTGAKYATDNADKLGFTVTQFNDSPAMFQEVKNGNAAALIEDYPVISYANKQQNLGLKLVGDRLNGDNYGIAVLKGENKDLLKKINKGLANLKENGEYDKIVDTYLK, from the coding sequence ATGAAAAAAGGAAGTATTTTGCTAGCGCTCTTGATGAGCTGTATTCTCGTACTTGGTGCATGTAGTATCGGTTCGAAGGATGAAGGGTCTTCAGAAGGAAAGACGTATAAAGTTGGTATCGACGTTACGTATCCACCATTTGAGTACAAAGACGGGGACACGTACAAAGGAATCGACATCGATCTTATGAAAGCAATCGCTAAGGATCAAAACTTCAAGATTAAATTTGAAGCAATGGATTTCAGCGGTATCATTCCAGCACTTCAAGCAAACCAATTGGACGTTGCCATTGCCGGTATGAGTATTACACCAGAACGGAAAAAAGTCGTCACATTCTCAGACCCATATTTCAAAGCTGGTCTTATTTTAGTCGTCAAAAAAGATGAGAATGGTATTAAATCCGTTAACGATCTTAAAGGGAAAAAAGTAGCCGTCAAAAAGGGAACGACGGGTGCAAAATATGCAACGGACAACGCGGATAAACTTGGCTTCACTGTTACACAGTTCAATGACAGTCCAGCGATGTTCCAAGAAGTAAAGAACGGTAACGCAGCTGCCTTGATTGAAGATTATCCGGTCATCTCATATGCAAACAAACAACAAAACCTTGGATTGAAACTTGTCGGTGATCGTCTCAACGGTGATAACTACGGGATCGCTGTCTTAAAAGGTGAGAATAAGGATCTGCTGAAGAAAATCAACAAAGGACTTGCGAATCTGAAAGAAAACGGTGAATACGATAAAATCGTTGACACGTATCTGAAATAA
- a CDS encoding mannitol-1-phosphate 5-dehydrogenase has protein sequence MKAIHFGAGNIGRGFIGLQLVKTGYEVCFVDVNTTVVDALKARHTYEVGYASERGGRERVDGVTALNSLTEPDQVIAAIREADVITTAVGPSLLSKVAPLIAEGLRQRDQQTPVYVIACENMIGGSKHLQTEVAKHQPVAENWYFPNAAVDRIVPLQHHEDPLYVEVEEFFEWVIETTGLPEAYPRIDGVTYVENIEPFIERKLFTVNTGHAIASYLGALFHKETIAESLTDPRIRRGVQTALYETGWLLLEKYGFNPVDHSAYIQKNMKRFENPRIHDEIIRVARSPIRKLSPSDRLVKPAKELMERGIEADGLARGIAAALTYFDPNDSESSELNAYITKHGIEDALNAYLQLSATDPLGSRIVEHYEAMQQQVNSIA, from the coding sequence ATGAAAGCCATCCATTTTGGTGCCGGTAACATCGGACGTGGTTTCATCGGCTTACAACTTGTCAAGACGGGTTACGAAGTCTGTTTCGTAGATGTCAATACGACGGTCGTCGATGCATTAAAAGCACGACATACCTATGAGGTGGGTTATGCCTCTGAAAGAGGAGGGCGTGAACGGGTCGACGGCGTTACGGCGCTCAACAGTTTAACTGAACCTGATCAGGTCATTGCAGCGATTCGTGAAGCAGATGTAATCACGACAGCTGTCGGACCGAGCTTGTTGTCGAAAGTAGCTCCTTTGATCGCGGAAGGGTTACGTCAACGGGATCAACAGACACCTGTCTACGTCATTGCGTGTGAAAACATGATTGGTGGGTCAAAACACTTACAAACAGAGGTGGCGAAACATCAACCGGTAGCGGAGAATTGGTATTTCCCAAATGCAGCAGTTGATCGGATCGTTCCACTTCAGCATCACGAAGATCCGTTGTACGTCGAAGTGGAAGAATTCTTCGAATGGGTGATCGAAACGACTGGACTACCGGAAGCCTATCCACGGATCGACGGCGTCACCTATGTCGAGAATATCGAACCGTTCATCGAGCGGAAGCTGTTCACTGTCAACACGGGACATGCAATTGCTTCATACCTCGGAGCACTATTTCATAAAGAGACGATCGCTGAAAGTCTAACGGATCCACGCATCCGTCGGGGTGTCCAGACGGCACTTTACGAAACAGGGTGGTTGTTACTTGAAAAGTACGGCTTTAATCCGGTCGATCATAGTGCGTACATCCAAAAGAATATGAAACGCTTTGAAAACCCGCGAATTCATGATGAAATCATTCGTGTCGCCCGTTCACCGATTCGTAAATTGAGTCCAAGTGACCGACTTGTCAAACCAGCGAAGGAATTGATGGAGCGTGGGATCGAAGCAGATGGATTAGCACGTGGGATCGCAGCAGCCCTAACCTATTTCGATCCAAATGATTCAGAATCTTCAGAATTAAATGCTTATATTACGAAACATGGAATCGAAGATGCGCTGAACGCATATCTACAACTGTCAGCAACGGATCCACTTGGATCTCGGATCGTTGAACATTATGAAGCGATGCAACAACAAGTCAATTCGATTGCTTAA
- a CDS encoding TraR/DksA C4-type zinc finger protein, whose product MLSKQQTEEFKQRLLKEKEKTTSNIEQRDTDYDEGELSSYDNHPADSGDELFLRERDQAITDMQEDMLSDVDRALKAIEDGTYGICEVCGKEIEIERLDIIPETLLCIEHAKEEAEQNENDPNSRPSEEDVLDPSVTARGKDIDGDTDGFSKVSDFGSSDTPSDQEDGIDPTRS is encoded by the coding sequence ATGTTATCTAAACAACAGACGGAAGAATTTAAGCAACGGTTATTGAAGGAAAAAGAAAAGACGACATCAAACATCGAACAACGCGATACCGATTACGATGAAGGTGAATTGTCGAGTTACGATAATCATCCTGCCGATTCTGGCGATGAATTGTTCTTGCGGGAACGTGATCAAGCAATCACGGATATGCAAGAGGATATGCTATCAGATGTGGATCGCGCATTAAAAGCGATCGAGGACGGAACGTATGGCATTTGCGAAGTCTGTGGAAAAGAGATTGAAATCGAACGCCTTGATATCATTCCAGAAACCCTATTATGCATTGAGCATGCAAAAGAAGAAGCAGAACAAAACGAGAACGATCCGAATTCGCGACCAAGCGAAGAAGATGTACTAGATCCATCTGTCACAGCTCGCGGGAAAGACATCGACGGTGATACGGACGGATTCTCGAAAGTGAGTGACTTTGGTAGTTCTGATACACCGTCTGATCAAGAAGATGGAATCGATCCGACACGGTCTTGA
- a CDS encoding PTS sugar transporter subunit IIA, whose translation MTTTMNLSPELVLLDQQFADETAAITAAGQLLVDHGYVEAGYIDSMQERHALSTVYIGNHVAIPHGTESAKSQVKKTGLSILQVPQGVTFGTEQARLVIGIAGVGDEHLELLSNIAVICSDEENVERIVAATSKEEIIALLTAEV comes from the coding sequence ATGACAACGACAATGAACCTTTCACCGGAACTTGTATTACTTGATCAACAATTCGCAGACGAGACGGCAGCCATTACGGCTGCCGGTCAACTCCTCGTCGATCACGGATATGTCGAAGCGGGGTATATCGATTCAATGCAAGAGCGTCACGCTTTATCAACGGTCTATATCGGTAATCATGTCGCAATTCCCCACGGAACAGAGTCGGCTAAATCACAAGTCAAGAAAACAGGACTATCGATTCTACAAGTACCGCAAGGCGTAACGTTCGGAACGGAACAAGCACGACTCGTCATCGGTATCGCTGGCGTCGGGGACGAACATCTCGAGTTGCTCTCAAATATCGCGGTCATTTGCTCCGATGAGGAGAACGTCGAGCGTATCGTGGCAGCGACATCAAAAGAAGAAATCATCGCCTTATTGACAGCGGAGGTGTAA
- a CDS encoding DUF779 domain-containing protein, translating into MVERVQATAACLELIDQLREKHGPLMFHQSGGCCDGSSPMCFAQGDLFLGDQDKKLGEIGGCPFYIHEDQYEYWKHTQLIIDVVDGRGGMFSLEGVEGKRFLTRSRAFTQEEYAELSASS; encoded by the coding sequence ATGGTGGAACGTGTTCAGGCGACAGCAGCTTGTCTTGAGTTGATCGACCAGTTGAGAGAAAAACACGGTCCGTTGATGTTTCATCAATCTGGTGGTTGTTGCGATGGCAGTTCCCCGATGTGTTTTGCGCAGGGCGATTTATTCCTGGGAGATCAGGATAAAAAACTAGGAGAGATCGGTGGTTGCCCGTTTTATATTCATGAAGATCAATATGAGTACTGGAAACATACCCAACTCATCATTGATGTCGTGGATGGTCGAGGCGGAATGTTCTCTCTTGAGGGTGTCGAAGGGAAACGTTTTTTGACACGCTCCCGTGCGTTCACGCAAGAGGAATACGCTGAACTATCAGCATCAAGTTAA
- the adh gene encoding aldehyde dehydrogenase produces the protein MIYDIPNKQGSKVQYKERYENYINGKWTAPVGGEYFDNVTPVTGKVLCQVARSTKEDIELALDAAHAAKEAWGKTSVTERSNILNKIANRMEENLEMLAYAETLENGKAVRETLNADLPLAIDHFRYFAGVIRAQEGSVGELDQDTVAYHFHEPLGVVGQIIPWNFPLLMAVWKLAPALAAGNCVVLKPAEQTPASIMVLVEIIEDLLPPGVLNIVNGFGLEAGKPLASSKRIAKIAFTGETTTGRLIMQYASQNLIPVTLELGGKSPNIFFEDIMQADDAFFDKAIEGLLMFALNQGEVCTCPSRALIQESIYEPFMERVLERVKAIKIGNPLDADVMMGAQASNEQMEKILSYLEIGKSEGAECLIGGERNMLEGDLADGYYIQPTIFKGHNKMRIFQEEIFGPVLSVTTFKTEEEALEIANDTLYGLGAGVWTRDMNRAYRFGRAIEAGRVWTNCYHQYPAHAAFGGYKMSGIGRENHKMMLNHYQRTKNLLVSYNPNKLGFF, from the coding sequence ATGATTTATGACATTCCGAACAAGCAAGGGTCAAAAGTACAGTACAAGGAACGGTATGAAAACTACATTAATGGAAAATGGACGGCACCAGTCGGGGGAGAATATTTTGATAATGTGACACCTGTTACTGGTAAGGTGTTGTGCCAAGTCGCTCGTTCTACAAAGGAAGATATCGAACTCGCTCTTGACGCAGCACATGCGGCAAAAGAAGCATGGGGAAAAACATCTGTAACCGAACGTTCGAATATTTTAAATAAGATCGCCAATCGAATGGAAGAAAATCTCGAGATGCTCGCTTATGCGGAAACACTTGAGAACGGAAAAGCCGTTCGTGAGACACTTAACGCCGATTTACCGCTCGCGATCGACCACTTCCGTTATTTCGCTGGGGTCATTCGTGCACAAGAAGGTTCGGTCGGCGAACTCGATCAAGATACGGTTGCGTATCACTTCCATGAGCCACTTGGCGTCGTCGGTCAAATCATTCCGTGGAACTTCCCGCTCCTGATGGCTGTCTGGAAATTAGCACCAGCTCTCGCAGCAGGAAACTGTGTTGTCTTAAAACCAGCAGAACAAACACCAGCGAGCATCATGGTACTCGTTGAGATCATCGAAGATTTACTTCCACCAGGTGTGCTCAACATCGTCAATGGATTCGGTCTTGAGGCAGGGAAACCGCTCGCCTCAAGCAAACGAATCGCCAAAATCGCCTTTACGGGTGAGACGACGACAGGACGTTTGATCATGCAGTATGCTTCGCAGAACTTGATCCCGGTCACACTCGAACTCGGTGGGAAATCACCGAACATTTTCTTTGAAGATATCATGCAGGCAGACGATGCATTCTTTGATAAAGCAATCGAAGGATTATTGATGTTTGCGTTGAACCAAGGGGAAGTCTGTACGTGTCCGTCGCGTGCCTTGATTCAAGAATCGATTTACGAACCGTTCATGGAACGTGTTTTAGAGCGCGTCAAAGCCATCAAAATCGGAAATCCTCTTGATGCCGACGTCATGATGGGTGCTCAAGCTTCGAACGAACAGATGGAGAAAATCCTTTCGTATCTTGAAATCGGTAAGTCGGAAGGCGCAGAGTGTCTAATCGGTGGAGAGCGCAACATGCTCGAAGGAGATCTCGCAGATGGATATTACATTCAACCAACGATCTTTAAAGGACACAATAAGATGCGCATCTTCCAGGAAGAAATTTTCGGACCGGTTCTATCGGTCACGACATTCAAGACGGAAGAAGAAGCACTCGAAATTGCGAATGATACGTTATATGGTCTTGGTGCCGGCGTCTGGACACGTGACATGAACCGTGCTTATCGGTTTGGTCGTGCGATCGAAGCAGGGCGCGTCTGGACGAACTGTTATCACCAATATCCAGCTCACGCGGCGTTTGGTGGTTACAAAATGTCAGGGATCGGACGCGAGAACCATAAGATGATGCTCAACCATTACCAACGGACGAAAAACCTACTCGTTAGCTATAACCCGAATAAACTCGGTTTCTTCTAA
- a CDS encoding PTS mannitol transporter subunit IICB, translating to MATAQNGARGIRVQVQRFGSFLSGMVMPNIGAFIAWGIITALFIPTGWAPNKELGELVGPTITYLLPLLIGYTGGKLMHDVRGGVVGTLATMGVIVGTEIPMFLGAMIMGPLGGYVIKKFDQLIEGKVKPGLEMLVNNFSVGIIGGFLMLGGFKVFGPLMTGLDDIMAAAVGAIVSAHLLPLASLFIEPAKILFLNNAINHGILSPLGLDQVNEAGKSVLFLLEANPGPGLGLLLAYSFFGSGAAKKTAPGAAFIQFIGGIHEIYFPYVLMKPVLLLAMIAGGMSGILTFVLFDVGLVAPASPGSIIAVLAMASRGSYVGLIAGVLVSASVTFVVSTVLLKTSKAKETSLEEASANVSAMKGKQSIASTLVSADAKPLAEVEHIIFACDAGMGSSAMGASVLRNKINKAGLPIKVTNTSISQLPQNAELIITHRDLTERAKEQVPTAEHRSVDNFLNAGYYDQLVHEIETARNKIS from the coding sequence ATGGCGACAGCTCAAAATGGAGCACGGGGTATCCGTGTACAAGTTCAACGGTTCGGTAGCTTTTTAAGCGGTATGGTCATGCCGAACATCGGTGCATTCATCGCTTGGGGGATCATCACGGCACTCTTCATCCCGACTGGATGGGCACCGAATAAGGAACTCGGTGAACTTGTCGGTCCGACAATCACCTATCTCTTACCGTTGCTGATTGGATACACGGGCGGGAAATTAATGCATGACGTCAGGGGAGGCGTTGTCGGGACGCTTGCGACGATGGGGGTTATCGTCGGAACAGAGATTCCGATGTTCCTCGGTGCCATGATCATGGGACCACTTGGTGGATACGTCATCAAAAAGTTCGATCAGTTAATTGAAGGAAAAGTCAAACCAGGTCTCGAGATGCTCGTCAATAACTTCTCAGTCGGAATCATCGGTGGTTTTTTGATGCTCGGTGGATTCAAAGTATTCGGACCACTCATGACAGGTCTTGACGACATCATGGCCGCAGCAGTTGGTGCGATCGTCAGCGCACATTTGCTACCATTAGCGAGTTTGTTCATCGAACCGGCAAAAATCTTGTTCTTAAATAATGCGATCAACCACGGTATTTTAAGCCCGCTTGGTCTCGACCAAGTAAACGAGGCGGGTAAATCAGTTCTGTTCTTACTCGAAGCCAACCCAGGTCCAGGTCTTGGATTGTTACTTGCTTACTCGTTCTTCGGTTCTGGTGCAGCGAAGAAGACAGCACCCGGTGCAGCATTTATCCAATTCATCGGTGGAATTCACGAAATTTATTTCCCATACGTCTTGATGAAGCCAGTCTTGTTGCTTGCGATGATTGCAGGTGGCATGAGTGGTATCCTCACTTTCGTCCTGTTTGATGTCGGATTAGTCGCACCCGCTTCACCAGGTAGTATCATCGCGGTCCTCGCAATGGCATCACGCGGTTCTTACGTCGGATTGATTGCAGGTGTACTTGTTTCAGCATCTGTGACATTTGTTGTCTCGACTGTCCTGCTAAAAACTAGCAAGGCAAAAGAAACGTCGCTTGAAGAGGCGAGCGCGAACGTCAGTGCGATGAAAGGAAAACAATCGATTGCCTCGACACTCGTTTCAGCTGATGCCAAACCACTTGCGGAAGTCGAACATATCATCTTCGCTTGTGACGCTGGTATGGGATCGAGTGCGATGGGAGCATCCGTCCTTCGCAATAAGATCAATAAAGCGGGCTTACCGATCAAGGTAACGAATACGTCGATCAGTCAATTGCCGCAAAACGCCGAACTGATCATCACGCACCGTGATTTGACGGAGCGGGCGAAGGAACAGGTACCAACGGCAGAACACCGATCAGTCGATAATTTCTTAAATGCCGGATATTATGATCAACTTGTTCATGAGATCGAAACAGCAAGAAATAAGATTTCTTAA
- a CDS encoding alpha/beta hydrolase has translation MRRRTKIGIGVIGSGLVAASYYFYEMAIATNPKPFLSNNRDLSDEMVRLMQPGQTWIKEQPLERIEIEAKDGLTLRGHFLPSPVPSDRIVILVHGYGGVGTDLAGFAYLYHQAGFHVMMPDNRGHGMSDGHYIGFGWHDREDCLSWSKYLIERIGQDAKLFLHGVSMGGATVLMTSGEQLPPQIKGIISDCAYTSVNAVLAYQMKRMYRLPHFPFLGMTSVLTKLKAGYTFREASALKQVKKAQVPILFIHGGADTFVPTDMVYELYEACPTEKELVVIPNAAHAMAYFEDPALYDDVVEKFVRNILRND, from the coding sequence ATGCGTCGCAGAACAAAAATTGGAATCGGAGTCATCGGATCCGGATTAGTAGCAGCGAGTTATTATTTTTATGAGATGGCAATCGCCACGAATCCGAAGCCGTTCTTATCGAATAATCGGGATTTGAGTGATGAGATGGTCCGGTTGATGCAACCTGGACAGACATGGATCAAGGAGCAGCCGCTCGAGCGGATCGAGATTGAAGCAAAAGATGGTTTAACGTTACGCGGACATTTCCTCCCGTCTCCTGTTCCGTCAGACCGGATTGTCATTCTCGTGCATGGATACGGAGGCGTCGGAACGGATTTAGCCGGATTCGCCTATCTGTACCATCAGGCCGGTTTCCATGTCATGATGCCCGATAATCGAGGACACGGAATGAGTGACGGTCATTATATCGGATTCGGATGGCATGATCGTGAAGATTGTCTCAGTTGGTCGAAATATCTGATTGAACGGATTGGACAGGATGCGAAACTGTTCTTACATGGTGTGTCGATGGGAGGGGCGACCGTATTGATGACGAGTGGCGAACAACTTCCACCACAAATCAAAGGAATCATTTCTGATTGTGCCTATACGTCCGTCAATGCTGTTCTTGCGTATCAGATGAAGCGGATGTATCGACTACCACACTTCCCGTTTTTAGGGATGACCAGCGTATTGACGAAGCTAAAGGCAGGTTATACGTTCCGTGAAGCATCAGCGCTGAAACAGGTCAAAAAGGCACAGGTTCCGATTCTCTTCATCCATGGTGGTGCGGATACGTTCGTACCGACAGATATGGTGTATGAGCTGTACGAAGCCTGTCCAACGGAAAAGGAACTGGTCGTCATTCCGAATGCCGCACACGCTATGGCATATTTCGAGGATCCGGCATTGTATGATGACGTCGTTGAGAAGTTCGTCCGGAACATCTTGCGAAATGATTGA
- a CDS encoding S66 family peptidase, with product MKYPFLGWTGHTIGVTAPSSGLREQQQEWVERAVEQVQARQMNVRLGETIWSHQLAESAPVKQRAEEFNHMMTDETIDAVIPPFGGERAIDLLPELTLATYQTKWLLGYSDISTLLLSLTLQTGIATAHGPNFVELRSKEWDETTSAWRRVLATPSGETVTQWASDRYQTAWTDEERPAGSLFQLTEATEWKALDERTEVTGRLLGGCLETIRHLIGTPYGDVKRFQHEEINGEPILWYFEVSEASSAEVHRTLRQMAYAGWFDHAAGFLFGRTSARITEDLTWLDVYHYLADETGLPVLYDLDIGHQPPQLTLINGATGTVRIQGKDSRIDLTFN from the coding sequence ATGAAATATCCATTTTTAGGTTGGACAGGTCACACGATCGGAGTGACGGCGCCCTCCTCCGGATTACGTGAACAGCAACAGGAATGGGTCGAACGAGCAGTTGAACAGGTACAAGCACGGCAAATGAACGTCCGTTTAGGTGAAACGATTTGGTCGCATCAACTTGCTGAGAGTGCACCGGTCAAACAACGCGCCGAAGAATTCAATCACATGATGACGGATGAGACGATTGATGCTGTTATCCCGCCATTTGGTGGGGAACGCGCCATTGATCTTTTACCCGAGTTGACGTTAGCTACTTACCAAACAAAATGGTTGCTTGGCTATTCCGATATCAGTACGTTATTGCTCAGTTTGACGCTTCAGACGGGAATTGCGACAGCACATGGTCCGAACTTCGTTGAGCTTCGGAGTAAAGAATGGGACGAGACGACAAGTGCCTGGCGACGGGTTCTCGCGACGCCATCTGGAGAAACCGTCACACAGTGGGCTTCCGATCGTTATCAAACCGCGTGGACAGACGAAGAACGTCCAGCAGGTTCGTTATTTCAGCTGACGGAAGCGACAGAATGGAAAGCACTTGATGAGCGAACAGAAGTGACCGGACGGTTACTTGGGGGTTGTCTGGAGACGATTCGCCATCTGATTGGGACACCGTACGGAGATGTGAAGCGCTTCCAACATGAAGAGATCAACGGAGAACCGATTCTCTGGTACTTCGAGGTGTCTGAAGCGAGTTCTGCCGAGGTGCATCGGACGCTTCGACAAATGGCGTATGCTGGGTGGTTCGACCATGCGGCTGGCTTTTTATTTGGCCGTACGTCTGCAAGGATTACAGAAGATCTGACATGGCTAGACGTGTATCACTATCTAGCCGATGAAACGGGCTTACCAGTCTTATATGATCTTGACATCGGTCATCAGCCACCACAGTTAACGTTAATCAATGGAGCGACGGGTACGGTTCGTATTCAAGGAAAAGATTCACGAATCGATCTTACGTTCAACTAA
- a CDS encoding amino acid ABC transporter permease encodes MEVVKTAFPFFLEGLQVTLYIFIIAVIVGFLIGLVVALMRLSPLKILNAIAIIYIDVIRGTPFIVQLFFIYFGLNSLEWLSMDRMYAGILTVAINAGAYFAEIIRAGIQSIDKGQTEAARSLGMTGRQTMVQIILPQAFRRMLPTITNQSIISLKDTSLLSIIGIADLTQQGQVQQSTTFEPFIVWSVVGLMYFVIIYLLSLVAKFLERRFTLR; translated from the coding sequence ATGGAAGTGGTCAAAACCGCATTTCCATTTTTCTTGGAAGGGCTTCAAGTCACATTGTATATTTTCATCATTGCGGTCATCGTCGGCTTTCTGATTGGCTTAGTCGTCGCATTGATGCGGTTGTCACCGTTAAAGATTTTGAACGCAATCGCGATCATCTATATCGATGTCATTCGTGGTACACCGTTCATCGTTCAGCTTTTCTTCATCTACTTTGGACTCAACTCGCTTGAGTGGTTATCGATGGACCGGATGTATGCAGGGATACTGACGGTCGCGATCAATGCTGGTGCTTATTTCGCGGAAATTATTCGAGCAGGTATCCAGTCGATTGATAAGGGACAAACAGAAGCCGCACGTTCACTCGGGATGACAGGACGTCAAACGATGGTTCAAATCATTTTACCGCAAGCATTCCGACGGATGTTACCAACGATTACGAATCAATCGATCATCAGTTTAAAAGATACATCGTTGTTATCGATCATCGGCATCGCTGATTTGACGCAACAAGGTCAAGTTCAGCAATCGACGACGTTTGAGCCATTCATCGTTTGGTCTGTCGTCGGATTGATGTACTTCGTCATCATTTATCTCTTGTCATTAGTGGCGAAGTTCTTGGAACGGAGGTTTACATTACGATGA